In Deinococcus sp. Marseille-Q6407, a single window of DNA contains:
- a CDS encoding VOC family protein translates to MVHVPDPAAALDWYSRAFPQAQRRRVEGLTLLDLDGFSLEIVPADSRVGSGAAGSVVYWQVLDFAAEVARLQALGATLYRGPLAIENGQQMCQLRDPWGNLLGLRG, encoded by the coding sequence ATGGTTCATGTGCCTGATCCTGCGGCGGCGCTGGACTGGTACAGCCGGGCCTTTCCGCAGGCGCAGCGCCGCCGCGTGGAAGGATTGACCTTGCTGGACCTGGACGGCTTCAGTCTGGAGATCGTTCCCGCCGATAGCCGGGTGGGCAGCGGTGCGGCCGGCAGCGTGGTCTACTGGCAGGTGCTTGACTTTGCGGCAGAAGTGGCCCGCCTGCAGGCGCTGGGGGCCACCCTCTACCGTGGTCCGCTGGCGATTGAGAACGGGCAGCAGATGTGTCAGCTGCGGGATCCCTGGGGCAATCTGCTGGGCCTGCGCGGCTGA
- a CDS encoding DedA family protein gives MIDLRAWLAGLDPTMLHLSTFGLLFLEGMGIPGIPGVLPMMAQVGLIDAGKTTLETTIFWGTMGNWLGSITGYAFGRWGGRFIPQRWQSRLESDQARDLLRRYGALTVVASRTIGALRTPVTLMAGAMRYPLVPYIILSLIGALIHIGLWQWVLWRFGMQVLPYLEKVGGRALAVTGALVALALLLRWRLARRRAAQEAAQES, from the coding sequence ATGATCGATCTGCGTGCCTGGCTGGCCGGGCTGGACCCCACCATGCTGCATCTCAGCACCTTCGGGCTGCTGTTTCTGGAAGGAATGGGCATTCCCGGCATTCCCGGCGTGCTGCCGATGATGGCGCAAGTGGGCCTGATCGACGCCGGCAAAACCACGCTGGAAACGACCATTTTCTGGGGCACCATGGGCAACTGGCTGGGCAGCATCACCGGTTACGCTTTCGGGCGCTGGGGGGGCCGCTTTATTCCGCAGCGCTGGCAAAGCCGCCTGGAAAGTGACCAGGCCCGCGACCTGCTGCGGCGTTACGGCGCACTGACGGTGGTGGCCAGCCGGACCATCGGGGCGCTGCGTACGCCAGTCACCTTGATGGCCGGGGCCATGCGCTACCCGCTGGTGCCGTACATCATTCTGAGCCTGATCGGGGCATTGATTCATATCGGGCTGTGGCAGTGGGTGCTGTGGCGGTTCGGGATGCAGGTGCTGCCTTATCTGGAAAAGGTGGGCGGCCGGGCGCTGGCCGTGACCGGCGCCCTGGTTGCCCTGGCGCTGCTGCTGCGCTGGCGGCTGGCACGGCGGCGTGCGGCGCAGGAGGCGGCCCAGGAAAGCTGA
- a CDS encoding roadblock/LC7 domain-containing protein encodes MTRSKQERLQVTLSGLRSAIPDVRGAMIATTDGLPIAQLFTDNTDAGRVAAMAATALGLGKRINDTLGTGDLSEMSVSGMEGQVYIYATGRKGVLAVVAPAGMNLGLLHMEARDTAGRVASIL; translated from the coding sequence ATGACCAGAAGCAAACAGGAGCGGTTGCAGGTGACCCTGAGTGGCCTGCGCAGCGCCATTCCCGATGTCCGGGGCGCCATGATCGCCACCACCGACGGCCTGCCTATCGCGCAGCTGTTTACCGACAACACCGACGCCGGCCGGGTGGCCGCGATGGCCGCGACGGCCCTGGGCTTGGGCAAGCGCATCAACGACACCCTGGGCACCGGTGACCTCAGCGAGATGAGTGTCAGCGGAATGGAAGGGCAGGTTTATATCTACGCCACTGGCCGCAAAGGTGTGCTGGCGGTGGTGGCCCCGGCCGGTATGAACCTGGGCCTGCTGCACATGGAGGCCCGCGACACGGCCGGCCGGGTGGCCAGTATTCTCTGA
- the rsgA gene encoding ribosome small subunit-dependent GTPase A produces the protein MTADFSAAAGSPAASPSAFPNLAAYGYGPAQAQALAALEGDYPDGQPARVIRVERNGYRLQTEAGPREAVWPGGRRHKLLDVPVIGDWVVYAAPEPGAAAEQALRIEAVLTRANTLIRAVQKGRRSQPQVLAANLDTVFVMTSPADWEPERLTRYVQAVRLAGAQPVILLNKLDQAPKGFLDTARAAGLDAPVLPLAVRGGEGLEALEPYLKAGQTVALTGSSGMGKSTLTNRLLGASAAATGELSNFSGEGRHTTTWRTLYQLPADDIGGGALLIDNPGLRDLAVWDEEGAAFWTIEELAADCRYSRCTHGREPGCAVQAAVQRGELSEEVVDAYREQQAQAAPSGRAERPREKKRTHR, from the coding sequence GTGACTGCTGACTTTTCCGCAGCTGCCGGCAGCCCGGCCGCTTCCCCTTCCGCTTTTCCGAACCTGGCCGCCTATGGCTACGGCCCGGCTCAGGCCCAGGCGTTGGCTGCGCTGGAGGGTGACTATCCGGATGGACAGCCGGCCCGTGTGATCCGGGTAGAGCGCAACGGCTACCGGCTCCAGACCGAGGCTGGCCCCCGCGAGGCTGTCTGGCCGGGGGGACGCCGCCACAAGCTGCTGGACGTGCCGGTGATTGGGGACTGGGTGGTCTACGCGGCCCCGGAACCCGGCGCGGCCGCCGAGCAGGCCCTGCGGATTGAGGCGGTGCTGACCCGGGCCAACACCTTGATCCGCGCCGTGCAAAAGGGCCGCCGCAGCCAGCCGCAGGTGCTGGCTGCCAATCTGGACACGGTGTTTGTAATGACCAGCCCGGCCGACTGGGAGCCGGAGCGGCTGACGCGCTATGTGCAGGCGGTGCGGCTGGCCGGGGCGCAGCCGGTCATTCTGCTGAACAAGCTGGATCAGGCCCCTAAGGGCTTTTTGGACACCGCCCGCGCCGCCGGACTGGACGCGCCGGTGCTGCCGCTGGCGGTCCGGGGCGGAGAAGGGCTGGAGGCGCTGGAACCCTACCTGAAGGCCGGGCAGACCGTGGCCCTGACCGGATCGTCGGGCATGGGCAAATCTACCCTGACCAACCGGCTGCTGGGCGCGTCGGCTGCCGCGACCGGCGAACTGAGCAACTTTTCCGGCGAGGGCCGGCACACCACCACCTGGCGCACTCTCTACCAGCTGCCGGCAGATGACATTGGCGGCGGCGCACTTCTGATCGATAACCCTGGTCTGCGTGATCTTGCCGTGTGGGACGAGGAAGGCGCAGCGTTCTGGACCATCGAGGAACTGGCCGCCGACTGCCGCTACTCGCGCTGCACCCACGGCCGCGAGCCCGGCTGCGCGGTACAGGCTGCCGTGCAGCGCGGCGAACTGAGCGAAGAGGTGGTGGATGCTTACCGCGAGCAGCAGGCTCAGGCGGCTCCGTCAGGCCGGGCCGAGCGGCCGCGCGAGAAGAAGCGGACGCACCGTTGA
- a CDS encoding FAD-dependent oxidoreductase, with translation MLDVAVVGGGPVGTYLGCLLAQAGLSFAVLERRTQPLQHSRAIGIHPRALHGFSRLGLGDAVQAAGVTIRRGLLLGEGSRVLGELSFRAADPRFPYILSLPQVQTEQLLNGRLDALAPGALRRSVTVRQLKDCGSHLTLTLETASGQLEQLSARQVVAADGWRSALREAADLDFPGGLYADRYLMGDFPDTTPFGQDAVISLTQGGVTECFPLPGGLRRWVVHTGCDLLTDAEPAALTDIIRERTGLPVPASECRMLSAFTVRRHLAPRMHLGRLSLIGDAAHVVSPIGGQGMNLGWLDAETLAPLLTRAARGEQVAPAEWRRWEQTRRRSAWMAARQAEANMSAGRPVTAAQQQAREALLTGLLGPRTAPLLASAFTMRWL, from the coding sequence ATGCTGGACGTGGCTGTGGTGGGCGGCGGCCCGGTAGGCACTTATCTGGGCTGTCTGTTGGCTCAAGCAGGGCTGAGTTTCGCTGTGCTGGAGCGGCGCACCCAGCCGCTCCAGCATTCGCGGGCCATTGGGATTCATCCGCGGGCGCTGCATGGATTCAGCCGGCTGGGTCTGGGAGATGCGGTCCAGGCAGCTGGCGTCACCATTCGCCGTGGCCTGCTGCTGGGTGAGGGCAGCCGGGTGCTGGGCGAGCTGAGCTTCCGTGCGGCCGACCCCCGTTTTCCCTACATCCTCTCGCTGCCGCAGGTGCAGACCGAGCAGCTGCTGAATGGTCGGCTGGACGCCCTGGCTCCCGGGGCACTGCGCCGCTCGGTCACGGTGCGGCAGTTGAAAGACTGCGGCAGCCACCTGACCCTGACTCTGGAAACGGCCAGCGGTCAGCTGGAGCAGCTCTCGGCCCGTCAGGTGGTTGCTGCCGACGGCTGGCGCTCGGCCCTGCGAGAAGCGGCTGACCTGGACTTTCCGGGCGGGCTCTACGCTGACCGCTATCTGATGGGCGACTTTCCCGACACTACCCCTTTCGGGCAGGACGCTGTCATTTCGCTCACGCAGGGCGGCGTGACCGAATGTTTTCCTCTGCCAGGCGGGCTGCGGCGCTGGGTGGTACACACTGGCTGCGACCTGCTGACTGACGCCGAACCAGCGGCGCTGACCGATATTATCCGCGAGCGGACCGGCCTGCCGGTGCCGGCCAGCGAGTGCCGAATGCTCAGCGCGTTTACAGTGCGCCGGCACCTCGCGCCACGCATGCACCTGGGCCGTCTGAGCCTGATCGGAGACGCGGCCCACGTGGTCAGTCCTATCGGCGGGCAGGGCATGAATCTGGGCTGGCTGGACGCCGAAACGTTGGCACCGCTGCTGACCCGCGCGGCCCGGGGTGAGCAGGTGGCCCCTGCCGAGTGGCGGCGCTGGGAGCAGACCCGCCGCCGCTCGGCCTGGATGGCGGCCCGGCAGGCCGAGGCAAACATGAGCGCCGGCCGGCCGGTGACCGCTGCGCAGCAACAGGCCCGCGAAGCTCTGCTGACAGGCCTCCTGGGCCCGCGCACCGCGCCACTGCTGGCCAGTGCCTTTACCATGCGCTGGCTGTAA
- a CDS encoding class I SAM-dependent methyltransferase, which produces MTLQPGSWLPDFSRREQEQPELMDDPACDLPELHRTYAQFGAVNALVSGWPLVYRTQIRPFLQPGRANTLLDIGCGGGDVARTLIRLAARDGYTLRVLGIDADRRATDYAQAQPAFSGLYFRAVVSSELVREGQHFDFVTSNHVLHHLTAPELTALLHDCEALGDRTVHSDIERSALAWAGFGALTAPFFRDSFIVPDGMLSVRRSFTLPELRRAVPPGWQVTRPFPFRLLLTYPGAGRA; this is translated from the coding sequence GTGACCCTGCAGCCTGGCAGCTGGCTGCCTGACTTTTCCCGCCGTGAGCAGGAGCAACCCGAGCTGATGGACGACCCGGCCTGTGACCTGCCGGAGCTACACCGCACCTACGCACAGTTCGGGGCTGTCAATGCACTGGTGTCTGGCTGGCCGCTGGTGTACCGCACGCAGATTCGGCCGTTTTTGCAGCCCGGACGGGCCAACACCTTGCTGGACATCGGCTGCGGTGGGGGAGACGTGGCCCGGACTCTGATCCGGTTGGCCGCCCGCGACGGGTACACGCTGCGGGTGCTGGGCATTGACGCCGACCGCCGGGCCACCGACTACGCTCAGGCCCAGCCGGCTTTTTCGGGGTTATATTTCCGGGCAGTGGTGAGCAGTGAACTGGTCCGGGAAGGCCAGCATTTCGACTTCGTGACCTCCAACCATGTGCTGCACCACCTCACGGCGCCAGAGCTGACGGCTTTGCTGCACGACTGTGAAGCTCTGGGTGACCGCACCGTTCATTCCGATATCGAGCGCTCGGCGCTGGCCTGGGCCGGCTTCGGTGCGCTGACCGCGCCTTTTTTCCGGGACTCGTTTATCGTGCCTGACGGCATGTTGTCGGTGCGCCGCTCTTTTACCCTGCCGGAGTTGCGCCGCGCCGTGCCGCCCGGCTGGCAGGTGACCCGCCCCTTTCCTTTTCGGCTGCTGCTGACCTATCCGGGGGCTGGCCGTGCCTGA
- the hemE gene encoding uroporphyrinogen decarboxylase, protein MTHSQHDTDPSAQPSPEPQGNRATGQSPADQALHEPPKRPMRPSVRVEPNPALADSAFLKAARGEQAPHTPLWFMRQAGRYMPEYRAVRAGRSMLECIRTPELAAEITLQPVQAFNVDAAILFNDILTPLPAMGLDLDFVSGAGPRISNPLRSTRAVDLLAVPAAREAMPYTADAVRLLKPELDARGIPLIGFVGAPFTLASYAIEGGGSKNYEYTKQMMYAEPATWFRLMDKLATVQADSLGEQIKAGAAAVQIFDSWAGVLSRYDYQTFVWPATQRLIEAVKPYGVPVIYFGTDTGHLLPDIARYGTDVVGVDWRTPLDAAWSQLNPGQAIQGNLDPLLLAAPWRELKYQVDRVLDEAGGRPGHIFNLGHGILPTTPLDSVRRVTDYVHERTAR, encoded by the coding sequence GTGACTCATTCCCAGCACGATACCGACCCAAGCGCCCAGCCCTCCCCCGAGCCGCAGGGCAACCGCGCGACCGGGCAGTCCCCGGCCGACCAGGCCCTGCACGAGCCGCCCAAGCGGCCGATGCGGCCCTCTGTCCGGGTGGAGCCCAATCCGGCACTGGCCGACTCGGCTTTTTTGAAAGCGGCCCGTGGCGAGCAGGCCCCCCACACCCCGCTATGGTTCATGCGGCAGGCGGGGCGTTACATGCCCGAATACCGCGCGGTCCGCGCCGGCCGCAGCATGCTGGAATGTATCCGCACCCCTGAGCTGGCCGCCGAGATTACCCTGCAGCCGGTGCAGGCGTTCAACGTGGACGCCGCCATTCTCTTTAACGACATCCTGACCCCGCTGCCGGCCATGGGTCTGGACCTGGATTTCGTGAGTGGCGCGGGCCCGCGCATCAGCAATCCGCTGAGAAGCACCCGCGCGGTAGACCTGCTGGCGGTGCCGGCCGCCCGTGAAGCTATGCCCTACACCGCCGACGCCGTGCGGCTGCTGAAACCCGAGCTGGACGCCCGCGGCATTCCGCTGATCGGCTTTGTGGGCGCGCCCTTTACCCTGGCCAGCTACGCTATTGAGGGCGGCGGCTCCAAGAACTACGAGTACACCAAGCAGATGATGTACGCCGAGCCGGCCACCTGGTTCCGCCTGATGGACAAACTGGCGACCGTGCAGGCCGACTCGCTGGGTGAGCAGATCAAGGCCGGGGCTGCCGCCGTGCAAATTTTCGATTCCTGGGCCGGCGTGCTGTCGCGCTACGACTACCAGACCTTCGTCTGGCCGGCCACCCAGCGCCTGATCGAAGCGGTCAAGCCCTACGGGGTGCCGGTTATCTATTTCGGGACCGACACCGGGCACCTGCTGCCGGACATTGCCCGCTATGGGACCGATGTGGTGGGTGTGGACTGGCGCACCCCGCTGGACGCCGCCTGGAGCCAGCTGAACCCCGGCCAGGCCATTCAGGGCAACCTCGATCCGCTGCTGCTGGCGGCTCCCTGGCGCGAGCTGAAGTACCAGGTGGACCGGGTACTGGACGAAGCCGGCGGCCGCCCCGGGCACATCTTCAACCTCGGGCACGGCATCCTGCCCACCACGCCGCTGGACAGCGTGCGCCGAGTGACTGACTACGTTCACGAGCGCACCGCTCGCTGA
- a CDS encoding GTP-binding protein → MGPMKLVISGPVGAGKTTFVQTLSETEVVATEAEASEDIGKKYTTVAFDFGTLNLDGQELLLYGTPGQDRFDFMWDVLCEGALGLTLLVAGDRPEDFAQARNILEFITSRNPVPFVVGVTRQDLPKVWKPEDVASYFDLPAEQVCGLNATDSDSAREVLIRLLELNFPSSR, encoded by the coding sequence GTGGGACCTATGAAACTGGTGATCTCCGGGCCGGTAGGTGCCGGCAAGACCACCTTCGTGCAGACACTGTCTGAAACCGAAGTCGTTGCGACCGAGGCCGAAGCCAGCGAAGATATCGGCAAGAAATACACCACGGTCGCTTTTGATTTCGGCACGCTCAACCTCGACGGGCAGGAGCTGCTGCTGTACGGCACCCCCGGCCAAGACCGCTTTGACTTCATGTGGGACGTGCTGTGTGAAGGTGCGCTGGGCCTGACCCTGCTGGTGGCCGGCGACCGTCCCGAAGATTTCGCGCAGGCCCGCAACATTCTGGAATTCATCACCTCGCGTAACCCGGTGCCGTTCGTGGTGGGCGTGACCCGTCAGGATCTGCCCAAGGTCTGGAAGCCGGAAGACGTGGCCAGCTACTTCGACCTGCCGGCCGAACAGGTCTGCGGCCTGAATGCCACCGACAGCGACAGCGCCCGCGAGGTGCTGATTCGCCTGCTGGAACTGAACTTTCCGAGCAGCCGCTGA
- a CDS encoding sulfite oxidase: MPPSAAPGRITRQNNPDNLETPFASLDGEVTSTQQHYVRSHFAVPKLDPGTFSLKVAGLVGHELSLSLADLRALPQETRRVTLECAGNGRVYLPQKTSGVQWELGAVSTADWTGVPLRAVLELAGVQPQALEVVLQGADRGTMDDPLPSGGDIHYARSLPLAKAQDDVLLAYEMNGQPLPACHGFPLRAVVPGWYGMAAVKWLNRIELLDRPYGGYFQTVDYARWEPRGDLPPERVPLGPLHIKAQIASPAPYQALPLGQLCRITGAAWCGEGHPAAAEVSTDGGQTWQPVRWTTPAQPGLWRLWAFDWTPAEAGPAELLVRATSSTGETQPQTHDPGRGSYEITHPVAVPVTVVPRA; encoded by the coding sequence ATGCCCCCGAGCGCTGCTCCCGGCCGTATTACCCGCCAGAACAACCCCGACAACCTCGAAACCCCGTTTGCCTCGCTGGACGGCGAAGTGACGTCAACCCAGCAGCATTATGTTCGCAGTCATTTTGCAGTGCCTAAGCTGGACCCAGGCACTTTCAGCTTGAAAGTCGCCGGACTAGTGGGCCATGAACTGAGCCTCAGCCTGGCTGACCTGCGGGCGCTGCCGCAGGAAACTCGCCGGGTCACGCTGGAATGTGCCGGCAACGGCCGGGTGTATCTGCCCCAGAAGACCAGTGGCGTGCAGTGGGAGCTGGGCGCTGTCAGCACGGCCGACTGGACCGGGGTGCCGCTGCGGGCTGTGCTGGAGCTGGCCGGGGTGCAGCCGCAGGCGCTGGAAGTGGTGCTGCAGGGCGCTGACCGGGGCACCATGGATGACCCGCTGCCCAGCGGGGGTGACATCCACTACGCCCGCAGCCTGCCGCTGGCCAAAGCCCAGGACGACGTGCTGCTGGCTTACGAGATGAACGGCCAGCCGCTGCCCGCCTGCCACGGTTTTCCGCTGCGGGCGGTGGTGCCGGGCTGGTATGGCATGGCTGCCGTGAAGTGGCTGAACCGCATCGAGCTGCTGGACCGGCCCTACGGTGGGTACTTCCAAACGGTGGATTACGCTCGCTGGGAGCCGCGCGGCGACCTGCCGCCCGAACGGGTACCGCTCGGCCCGCTGCACATCAAAGCCCAGATTGCCTCTCCAGCGCCGTATCAGGCGCTGCCGCTGGGCCAGCTCTGCCGCATAACCGGTGCAGCGTGGTGTGGAGAAGGCCACCCGGCGGCAGCCGAGGTGAGCACCGACGGCGGCCAGACCTGGCAGCCGGTGCGCTGGACCACGCCGGCGCAGCCTGGCCTCTGGCGGCTGTGGGCCTTCGACTGGACCCCGGCGGAGGCTGGCCCGGCCGAACTGCTGGTGCGGGCTACGTCCTCGACCGGCGAAACCCAGCCGCAGACCCATGACCCCGGCCGGGGCAGTTACGAGATCACCCACCCTGTCGCGGTGCCGGTCACGGTGGTGCCGCGTGCCTGA
- a CDS encoding glycosyltransferase produces the protein MNILIATQPIAGHVAPMAAIAHELHARGHRLRWYTGRKYAAQAERTGASFEPFVHARDYDDADFGAAFPGRDNHRPGLEKLRFDVREVFVGQIEGQLYDLRGLQRAWPHDLVLADQTVAAALLHEELGGPPAALLGVLPLGIVSRDTAPFGLGLPPVTCPWQRPAYRLLDRLTKWAVFGEVNRDLAALCRRMGLPERSFAPPVAPALMLQPSLPELEYLRSDLPPQLHFIGALQPPHVPRPLPEWWPQVQRSGRPLVLVTQGTLATDPQQLIWPTLQALAGDNVTVVAVGVDPQTLPPLPANAFAAAFVPFAQVLPQASVFVTNGGYGGVMQAMAAGVPCVMAGRSEDKAEVAARVAHAGAGLNLGTSRPRPAALRRAVQALLAANSPQRRQARRFAAELAQHDAPREAADLIEARFAGVAARGAAHA, from the coding sequence GTGAACATCCTGATTGCAACCCAGCCGATTGCCGGCCATGTGGCGCCGATGGCGGCCATTGCCCACGAACTGCATGCCCGTGGGCACCGGCTGCGCTGGTACACCGGCCGCAAATATGCCGCGCAGGCCGAGCGAACTGGGGCCAGCTTTGAGCCGTTCGTGCATGCCCGCGACTATGACGACGCCGATTTCGGGGCGGCTTTTCCGGGCCGGGACAACCACCGCCCCGGCCTGGAAAAGCTGCGCTTTGATGTCCGCGAGGTGTTCGTGGGCCAGATAGAAGGGCAGCTGTACGACCTGCGCGGCCTGCAACGTGCCTGGCCGCACGACCTGGTGCTGGCCGACCAGACGGTGGCCGCCGCTCTGCTACATGAGGAATTGGGTGGGCCGCCCGCCGCGCTGCTCGGGGTGCTGCCGCTGGGCATTGTCAGCCGGGACACCGCTCCTTTCGGCCTGGGGTTGCCTCCAGTGACCTGCCCCTGGCAGCGCCCAGCCTACCGGCTGCTGGACCGCCTGACCAAGTGGGCGGTATTTGGAGAGGTCAACCGTGATCTGGCAGCACTGTGCCGGCGCATGGGTTTGCCTGAGCGTTCCTTCGCGCCCCCGGTGGCCCCGGCGCTGATGCTGCAGCCCAGCCTGCCAGAGCTGGAATATCTCCGCAGCGACCTGCCGCCGCAGCTGCACTTTATCGGGGCGTTGCAACCACCGCATGTGCCGCGCCCTCTGCCGGAATGGTGGCCGCAGGTGCAGCGGTCCGGGCGCCCGCTGGTGCTGGTGACCCAGGGCACCCTGGCCACTGACCCGCAGCAGCTGATCTGGCCCACCCTGCAGGCGCTGGCGGGTGACAACGTCACCGTGGTGGCGGTCGGCGTGGACCCGCAGACGCTGCCTCCGCTGCCGGCCAACGCTTTTGCGGCAGCTTTCGTGCCGTTTGCCCAGGTGCTTCCCCAGGCCAGTGTGTTCGTGACCAACGGTGGTTACGGCGGCGTAATGCAGGCCATGGCGGCCGGTGTGCCGTGCGTGATGGCTGGCCGCAGCGAGGACAAGGCCGAAGTGGCGGCGCGGGTGGCTCACGCTGGAGCCGGCCTGAATCTGGGCACTTCCCGGCCCCGGCCGGCCGCCCTGCGCCGCGCGGTCCAGGCCCTGCTGGCCGCAAACAGCCCTCAGCGCCGTCAAGCCCGCCGCTTTGCCGCCGAACTCGCGCAGCACGACGCTCCCCGCGAGGCTGCCGACCTGATTGAGGCGCGCTTTGCGGGAGTGGCCGCCAGGGGAGCCGCACATGCCTGA
- the hemH gene encoding ferrochelatase, whose product MTQSETTTPDVNPYPPVRIVNDSFAPSIPSTRIGQQGPVTDQTIGVLFMAYGGPETLDEMSGYLADIRSGRPTYGAVLEEISGNYRAIGGKSPLPEFTRAQVEATMQQLQSTGGDYRAYIGMRHWSPWIEEAVRDMLDDGIQRAVAIVLAPHYSKLSVEKYQKKIKAALEMYHGQIDFAFVNDYHTEPGYITAMADRVRMGIQEFPEGQRGDVHVVLSAHSLPVRVVREGDPYADQLLESARLIAQQAGLSDNQWSWSYQSEGRSPEPWLGPQLENWLPQLKAERGVDKVVSIAIGFVSDHVEILFDIDIEAQKVAHEIGMTLVRPPALNTDPLFIGTLASVIHRKAQELA is encoded by the coding sequence ATGACCCAATCCGAAACGACCACCCCAGACGTCAATCCCTATCCGCCGGTCCGCATCGTCAACGATTCGTTTGCGCCCAGCATTCCCAGCACCCGCATCGGCCAGCAGGGCCCGGTGACCGACCAGACCATCGGCGTGCTGTTTATGGCCTACGGCGGCCCCGAAACGCTGGACGAGATGTCCGGCTACTTGGCCGACATCCGCTCCGGCCGGCCCACCTACGGCGCCGTGCTGGAAGAAATCAGCGGCAACTACCGCGCCATCGGCGGCAAGAGCCCGCTGCCCGAGTTCACCCGTGCCCAGGTCGAAGCGACCATGCAGCAGCTGCAGAGCACCGGCGGCGATTACCGCGCCTATATCGGCATGCGGCACTGGTCTCCCTGGATCGAAGAAGCGGTACGCGACATGCTGGACGACGGCATTCAGCGGGCGGTAGCCATCGTGCTGGCGCCGCACTACTCCAAGTTGAGCGTGGAGAAGTACCAGAAGAAAATCAAGGCGGCGCTGGAGATGTACCACGGCCAGATTGATTTTGCCTTTGTCAACGACTACCACACCGAGCCCGGCTACATCACCGCGATGGCCGACCGGGTGCGGATGGGCATTCAGGAATTCCCCGAGGGCCAGCGCGGCGACGTGCACGTGGTGCTGAGCGCCCACAGCCTGCCGGTGCGGGTGGTCCGTGAGGGCGACCCCTACGCCGATCAGTTGCTGGAATCGGCCCGCCTGATCGCGCAGCAGGCTGGCCTGAGCGACAACCAGTGGAGCTGGAGCTACCAGTCCGAAGGCCGCAGCCCCGAGCCTTGGCTGGGGCCGCAGCTGGAAAACTGGCTGCCGCAGCTCAAGGCAGAACGCGGCGTCGACAAGGTGGTGTCCATCGCCATCGGCTTCGTGTCGGACCACGTGGAAATCCTGTTCGATATCGACATCGAAGCGCAGAAGGTGGCCCACGAAATCGGCATGACCCTGGTGCGCCCGCCGGCCCTGAACACCGACCCCCTTTTCATCGGCACGCTGGCCAGCGTGATTCACCGCAAGGCGCAGGAACTGGCCTGA
- a CDS encoding type III polyketide synthase, with product MARRLVPAAFNASGIAQRHSVIGDYRPGSGGGPFYDEASGVMLAPSTGARNAVYVQEATPLFVAAGRQALEASGLSAEDITQVVTVSCTGFFAPGPDYMVVRQLGLRPTTGRYHVGFMGCYAAFPALKMAQAFCEADPQANVLVICTELCSLHVNPGDDPDSILSSTVFADGSAAAVVSGQLPRSGQRALRLDAFETTLTPPGEGEKDMAWKIGDQGYEMVLSSYVPDIIETHLHGALGPLLLNLAEEVQASGAEVEHWAVHPGGRAILDKVQGSLGLSEEQMRPSREVLRDYGNMSSATVLFILRELLAQAQPGERACAMAFGPGLTVESGLMTAVMGE from the coding sequence TTGGCACGGCGGCTGGTGCCGGCGGCGTTCAACGCCTCTGGGATAGCGCAGCGTCACAGCGTGATTGGCGACTACCGGCCCGGGTCCGGTGGTGGTCCATTTTATGACGAAGCCAGCGGAGTGATGCTGGCGCCCAGCACCGGGGCACGCAACGCCGTGTATGTGCAGGAAGCCACGCCGCTGTTCGTGGCGGCCGGCCGCCAGGCGCTGGAAGCCAGTGGCCTCAGCGCAGAAGACATTACCCAGGTGGTCACGGTGTCCTGCACCGGCTTTTTTGCGCCGGGACCCGACTATATGGTGGTGCGTCAATTGGGGCTGCGGCCCACCACCGGCCGCTACCATGTGGGCTTTATGGGCTGCTATGCGGCCTTCCCAGCCCTCAAGATGGCACAGGCTTTCTGTGAAGCCGACCCGCAGGCCAACGTACTGGTCATCTGCACCGAGCTGTGCAGCCTACACGTCAACCCCGGTGACGATCCCGATTCTATTCTGTCCAGCACGGTGTTTGCAGACGGTTCGGCGGCAGCGGTCGTGAGCGGACAGCTGCCGCGGAGTGGGCAGCGGGCCCTGCGCCTGGACGCTTTCGAAACCACCCTGACCCCGCCCGGCGAAGGGGAGAAGGACATGGCCTGGAAGATCGGCGACCAGGGCTACGAGATGGTACTGAGCAGCTACGTGCCTGACATCATCGAAACTCACCTGCACGGCGCGCTGGGTCCACTGCTGCTGAATCTGGCTGAGGAGGTGCAGGCCAGCGGCGCCGAAGTGGAGCACTGGGCGGTGCATCCTGGTGGCCGGGCTATTCTGGACAAAGTACAGGGGAGCCTGGGTCTCAGTGAGGAGCAGATGCGGCCCTCGCGGGAGGTGCTGCGCGATTACGGCAATATGAGCAGCGCCACGGTGCTGTTTATTCTGCGTGAGCTGCTTGCGCAGGCCCAGCCGGGCGAACGGGCCTGTGCGATGGCTTTCGGCCCCGGCCTGACAGTGGAATCGGGCCTGATGACTGCGGTGATGGGCGAGTGA